From the Burkholderia cenocepacia genome, the window GGCCGACGTGCGGCCGCTCGGCGACGAGACGTTCGGCGCGACCGAGCCCGCGCGCTTCGCGCTGCAGCGGGCGTGCGAGCCGTCGGACCCGTATGCGCTCGCTGCACGCGTGCGGGACGACGGCCGCGAGCTGTGGCTCGTGATGGCCGCGTACGACGCGTAGCCCGCGCGCTTGCAAGATTTGCAGCGAACGGTGTAGCGAAGGCATGGCGGCGGGCGCCGGGCCGCGCGTCTGCGGACCGATTCCCGGGTGGCCCCGCCTGCGGCGACATGAACGGACGGCACGCGGCTTGCGAGTCTTCGCTACGCGGCCGTCGCGCCGATCTCGACCCGAACCCCGCAACGATGGAAATGCCGATGAAACACGACCCCGCGCAGTGGCTGCAACGCCCCGAACCGCCGCTCCCCGACATCGAGCCGGACCCCGAGCCGCCCGATCCCGACGACGTGCCGCCGGACCTGCCCGAACCGTACCGGGAACCGGAAGGCGACCCGCCCGGACATGCGCCGCCGGAGCGCGACCCGCCGTCGCGCGAGCCGCCCGTGCGGGCGTGGCGGGCGGGCGCGCCGCCGCTCATGCGAATGGAGGATGTGCGATGAGTATCCGTGTGAAACCCGGCATGCTGCGCGACATCGCCGAGACGCTCGGCCGTCATTTCGAGGCGCGCGCGATGCCGTTCCACGTCGAGGAGCAGCCGGCCGGCGCATTGCATATCGGCTTTCGCGTCGACGGCCATCCGGCGTCGCTGACCGTGACGTTCGACGCCGACGCCTTCGCCGCGCTCGAACGGGCCGACCTCGACCGGCAACGCGGCACGCTCACGCGCGTCGCGGCCGAATTCGACACGATGATGGCGCGCCGCGCACCGACCGCGTACGCGGGCGATTTCCATTTCAACCGGCTCTGAGCCGCGCCGCACTGGCCGACCGCAGCCGCCGATTCAGGGAGGACTCGATGAACACGATCCAGACGATACGCGTGGGCGCCTGTGCGTTCGCCGCCGCGTGCGCGCTGGGCGCATGCACGCAACCCACCAACGGCCCGTACGGCACGCGCGGGGCGCCGCCCGCGCCGCCTGACGGCCGCGGCGTGCAGTCGACCACGACGATGCCGGACGCGAATACGCGCTACGACCCGCGTCCGTCGCCGGGCAACACGATGCCGCCGGATACGAGGGTCGACGTACCGGTCGACGTGCCGCCGCCGGGCCCGAACGGCGCACAGGGCGACCAGCCGCTGCCGGGCACGCCGCCGCCGATGCAGTACTGATACGACGCGTCGCGGGGACGCGCCGCGGCGCCGCGTCACGGCATGCCGCCCCCGCGATGCGGCCGGAGGAACGCGATGGCGAATCAGCACGAACACCTGGAGGACTGGCTGCGCGATGCCTACGCGATGGAGCGCCAGGCCGAGACGATGATCGACGCGCAGATGAAGCGGGTCGGCCACTACCCGCAGTTGCAGGACCGGTTGCGGCAGCATCTCGACGACACGCTCGGCCAGCAGGCGCTCGTCGAGGCGTGCCTGATGCGGCTCGGCACGTCGCCGTCGGCGAGCAAGGATCTCGCCGCGCGCATCGCCGCATACGGGCAGATCGCGAGCGGCATGCTGGCGGACGACGAAGTGGTGAAGACGGCACTGGCCGCCTACGCATTCGAGCAGTTGGAAATCGCTGCATACACCGCGCTCGTCGCGGCGGCTCAGGCGGCCGGCGAAGAAGAGATCCGCGCGTGTTGCGAGCGGATTCTCCAGCAGGAGAGCGACATGGCCGCGTGGCTGCTGCGCCATCTGCCCGAGCTGACGACGGCGTTTCTCGATCGTTCGGCGGTGGACCGCATCGACGCGAAGCGGTGACGGCGCGGCCATCGGGCTGCTTCTGGGACGGGCCGTTTTCCGCGAGCGAAATACGTGCCCCCTAACTTGCCCCCGGCTTGTAAAAAAGCGGCTCCGATGCCCGGCGAGACGGGGCACGAACCCGCGAGAGCCGCGTCGCAGCGCGCTTCGCGCGACTGGCACGGAAGCTGCGTGACGTTCGGCAGAAGACATACCCGCGAACCCGCGAACCGAACCGTCAGGAGGCTTTCGATGCCCGTCTCGCTTGCGCTGCAGATGCGACAGCATCTCGCACTTACGCCGAGGCTTCAGCAGTCGCTGCGGCTGCTGCAGTTGTCCTCGCTGGAGTTTCAACAGGAATTGCGTCAGGCGCTCGACATGAACCCGTTTCTCGAAGACGGCCAGGGCGACGAGGACACCGTTGCCGGCACGCCCGAGCAGCCGACCGAAGCGGCCGCGCCCGAAGCGGCGCCCGAGCACGACGACATTCGCCCGCCGGATGGCGAGGTGCCGTTTACCGCGGCGCCCGCGCCGCGCGGCACGAGCCGTCAGGGCGACGATACCGACGGCCTGTCGCCCGGCGAATGGATCGCCGCCGAGCCGTCGCTGCATCAGCAACTGCACGATGCGCTGCGGCTCTATCCGCTCAACAAGCGCGACCGCGAGGCCGCGCGCCTCGTGATCGATGCGCTGGACGACGACGGCTACCTGCGTCAGGAGCTGCCTGAACTGCTGGTCGCGGCCGATCCCGCGTGGCTGCTGTCGGAGCAGGATCTCGCGGTCGCGCTGCGGCTCGTGCAGATGCTCGACCGGCCGGGTATCGCGGCCCGTTCGTTGTCCGAATGCCTGGTCTTGCAGCTCGACGCGATTCCGGCCGGCACGCCGGCGCTCGCGGAAGCGAAGGCGATCGCGCGCGAGCATCTGGAACGGCTCGCGCGCCGCGAGACGGCCGAGATCCAGCGGCGCCTCGGCTGCAACCAGCAGACGCTGCACGCGGCCTGCGCGCTGGTGCGCGGGCTCGACCCGCGCCCCGGCAATCACTACGGCAGCACGCGCGGCGACTACGTGGTGCCCGACGTGATCGTGCGTCAGGTGCGCGACGAATGGATCGTCACGATCAATCCGGCCGTGCTGCCGCGCGCCCGCCTGCACGAGCGCTATGCGACGCTGTTCGCGCAGTCGAGCGGCGAGCGCGATTCGCCGCTCGGCCAGCAGTTGCAGGAAGCGCGCTGGCTGATCCGCAACGTGCAGAAGCGTTTCGACACGATCCAGCGCGTGGGCGAATGCATCGTCGCGCGGCAGCGCGATTTCTTCCGCTACGGCGAGATCGCGATGAAGCCGCTGGTGCTGCGCGACATCGCGGAGGAGCTCGACCTGCACGAATCGACCGTCTCTCGCGCGACCGGCAACAAGTACATGGCCACGCCGCACGGCACGTTCGAATTCAAGCATTTCTTCCCGCGCAAGCTGGAAGCAGCCGGCAAGGGCGTGTGTTCGGCGTCGGCCGCGAAGGTGCTGATCCGCGACATGATCGCGGCCGAGCGGCAGACCGATCCGCTGTCCGACGTCGCGCTCGCGGAGAACCTCGCGGGTCGCGGCATCCTTCTTGCGCGCCGCACGGTGACCAAGTATCGCCAGGCGATGAAGATTCCGCCGGCCGACCTGCGGCGCCGCGACGCCGCGTGACGGCCTCACTGTTCCAACCCCGCGCGTGCCGTCTCTCGCGTCGGCTCGCGCGCCAACGAGAGGAGCGCAACCATGCCAGCCAAATCCCAGGCCCAGCAGCGCGCCGCAGGGGCCGCGCTGTCGGCCAAGCGCGGTGACACGAAAATGAAGGACCTCAAGCCGCCGTCGAAATCGATGGCCAAGTCGATGAGCGAGAAAGAGCTCGAAAAAATGGCGTCCACGCCCACGCGCGGCAAACCGAAACACAAGCACGATGCGTGAACGGCGCCGACGTTTAGTGACGACTGCTGTCATCCAGGAGGGTTCCATGCTTCGATACGCCATCATTTTCTTCATCATCGCGATCATTGCCGCCGTGTTCGGCTTCGGCGGCATCGCGGCCGGTGCGGCCGAGATCGCGAAGATCCTGTTCTACATCTTCGTCGTGATCTTCCTGGTCACGTTGCTGCTGGGCGTCGTGCGACGATGACGGTGATGCCCGACCGGTCGCAGCGCGTCGCGGAACTCGAGCATGCGCTCGCGATCAGTTTTCCGTCGCAGTCGACCGTGGTCGTGCATGCGGACGACGCGTCCGGCCGGCTGACGATCAATGTGTCGTGGGTGCGCGTGCCGTCCGACGAGGACGCGCGCCAATGGCGCTGCTCGGTCGACCTGCGCTTCGATGCGGACGTGATCGAACGCTACGCGACGCTCGACGCGGCCGACCGGCTGCGCGTGCGCACGCAGCTGTGCGACCGCGCGCGGCGCGCGGTGGACGAGCACAAGCCGCGCGTCGAGGATGCCGCGATCGAGTGCAACGTGGCGCTCGACGTGACGGCCGTCGTGTTCGACGCGGCGCTGCGCGCGCCCTGACGTCCCAGCCGGCCCGCGGCCGTTCGCGGCGCGCCGGGCCGGCTTTCCCTGCCGTCCGCACGCGTGCGCCGCGGCGCGTCGCCGTGCGGCAGCGGCTCCCTACCGAATGCCACGAGGACACCTGACGATGACGACTCCCCCATCCGCCGGCAAGACGCCCCCGACGCAACCGACGCAACCACCCGACAGCGCGAAATCGCGCCAGCTCGACGCGAATCGTGCGCGGCCCGACGGCGAGGCGCTGCGCACCAACCAGGGCGTGCGGATCGCCGACAACCAGAACACGCTGCGCGGCGGCGCGCGCGGCCCGTCGCTGCTCGAAGACTTCATCATGCGCGAGAAGATCACGCATTTCGATCATGAGCGCATTCCGGAGCGGGTGGTGCATGCGCGCGGTTCGGCCGCGCACGGCGTGTTTCGCGTATACGAGCCGATGGCCGACTACACGAAGGCCGCGTTCCTGCAGGACCCGGCCGCCGAAACGCCGGTGTACGTGCGCTTCTCGACCGTGCAGGGGCCGCGCGGGTCGGCCGACACCGTGCGCGACGTGCGCGGCTTCGCGGTGAAGTTCTATACCCAGGAAGGCAACTACGATCTCGTCGGCAACAACATGCCGGTGTTCTTCATCCAGGACGCGATCAAGTTTCCCGACTTCGTGCACGCGGTGAAGCCCGAGGCGCCGAACGAGATGCCGACCGGCGCGTCCGCGCACGACACGTTCTGGGATTTCGTGTCGCTGGTGCCGGAAACCACGCACATGGTGCTGTGGCTGATGTCGGACCGCGCGCTGCCGGCGAGCTATCGCGCGATGGACGGCTTCGGCGTCCACACGTTCCGCTTCGTGAACGCGGCCGGCGTCGAGCGGTTCGTGAAATTCCACTGGCGACCCGTGAGCGGCGCGTATTCGCTGCTGTGGGACGAGGCGCAGCGGATCGCCGGCCACGATCCGGATTTCAACCGGCGCGACCTGTGGACGGCGATCGAGCGCGGCGACTATCCGGAGTTCGAACTTGGTGTGCAGATGATCGATCCGGCCGACGCGGATCAATTCGACTTCGACCTGCTGGACCCGACCAAGCTCGTGCCGGAAGAGCTCGTGCCGGTGCGGCCGATCGGCCGGATGACGCTGAACCGCAACCCCGACAACTTCTTCGCGGAAACCGAGCAGGTCGCGTTTCACCCGGGTCACGTGGTGCCGGGCATCGATTTCACGAACGACCCGCTGCTGCAGGGGCGACTGTTCTCGTACACCGATACGCAGCTGAGCCGGCTCGGCGGCCCGAATTTCCACGAGATCCCGATCAACCGGCCGGTGTGCCCGTTCGCGAACAACCAGCGCGACGCGCTGCACCGGCAGACGATCAACGTCGGCCAGGCGTCGTACGAGCCGAATTCGACGAGCGGCGGCTGGCCGCGCGAGACGCCGCCCGCGCCCGCCGGCGGCGGGTTCGAGACCGTGCCCGAGCCGCTCGAAGGCCACAAGGTGCGCGTGCGCAGCGAATCGTTCGCCGACCATTTCTCGCAGGCCGCGCTGTTCTACCAGAGCATGACCGAGATCGAGCAGCGGCATATCCGCGACGCGTACTGCTTCGAGCTCGGCAAGGTGACGCAGCCGCACATTCGCGAACGGGTGGTCAACGAGATCATCGCGCGCTTCGACGCGGGGCTCGCCGCGCAGGTCGCCGAACGGCTCGGGCTGCCCGCGCCGCAGGCGGCCGCGACGCCGGCCGTGCCGCAGCGCTCGCCGGCGCTGAGCCTGATCGGCCGCGCGAAGCCCGGCATCCGCTCGCGCAAGATCGCGCTGATCGCGACGCCCGGCGTGAATCCGGTGCTGGTCGAGCAGGTGCGCGACGCGTTGCAGGCCGCGCACGCGGTGCCGACGATCGTCGCGCCGACGCTCGCGCCGATCGGCGGCATCGTGCCGGAGGCGACGCTGGTCGGCATGCCGTCGGTGATGTTCGATGCGGTGTTCGTGTGCGGCGGCGACGGCGATGGCCGCGATCTCGCGCACAGCGCCGACGCCCGCCATTTCGTGCGGGAAGCGTTCAAGCACCTGAAGCCGATCGCGGCGGTCGGCTCGGGACGGCAACTGCTCAGCGCCGCCCACCTGCCCGACCCGGCCGAAGGCGTGTGCGTCGGCCAGGCCGTCGATCTCGACGCGGTGCTGAACACGCTGTCGGATCACCTCGGCCAGCATCGCGTGTGGGCGCGCGAACAGCAGGCGGCGGAGCTGCCGGCATAGGGCCGGCATAGGGCCGACAGCGGCCGACAAGCGGCCGACAAGCGGCTTGCGCCGTATGGCGCGCTCGCCCTCGGGCGGGCGCGCATCCGGCAAGGAGGAACATGCATGGCACCGCGGATGATTTGGAAAGGCGCGATCAGCTTCGGGCTCGTGCACGTGCCCGTGCAGTTGTATCCGGCGACGCGCACCGTGAAACCGTCGTTCCGGATGCTCGACAAGCGCTCGATGGACCCGATCGGCTATCGGCAGATCAACAAGCGCACCGGCAAGGAGGTCACGCGCGAGGACATCGTGCGCGGCTACGAATACGAGAAGGAGCGCTACGTCGTGCTCACCGACGACGAGATCCGCGCGGCGAACCCGGAATCGACGCAGACCGTCGACATCCTGACCTTCGTCGACGAGGACGCCGTGTCGTTCCTCTATCTCGACACGCCGTACTACCTGGTGCCGGACCGCAAGGGCGAGAAGGTCTATGCGCTGCTGCGCGACGCGCTGAAGGACAGCGGCAAGATCGGCATCGCGCTGGTGGTGATGCGCGACCGGCAGCATCTGGGCGCGCTGATCCCGGTCGGGCCGATGCTCGCCCTCGATACGCTGCGCTGGCAGGAGGAACTGCGGCCGCTCGACGAGCTGTCGGTGCCGGCCGACGACGCGAAGGGCGCGGGCGTCAGTGCGCGCGAGCTCGGGATGGCGAAGAAGCTGATCGACGACATGTCCGGCAAATGGACCCCCGACGAATATCACGACACGTTCCGCGACGACATCCTCGAACTGGTCGAGCGCAAGGTGCGCGCGGGCAAGATCGAGGAGATCGAGGACCGGCCCGCGCAGACCGGCCGCGCGGCGAGCAACGTGGTCGATCTGACCGAGCTGCTGAAGCGCAGCCTGAAGGGCGGCGCGGGGGCGCGCGCGGCGGACCTGCGTGCAGAGCGTGGCGAAGAGGAGGACGAGGTGTCTTCATCGTCGTCGTCGCGCGGCGGCGCGCGCCGCAAGCCGGCGGCGAAATCCGCATCGAAGGGCGCGGCGACGAAAACCGCGGCGAAGAAGACCGCCGCGAAACGCGGCGCGACGAGCGCCCCCGCGGCAAAGAAGACGGCCGCGCGCCGCAAGCACGCGGCGTGACGCCGATGACGCCGACTCCGATTTCGATTCCGGTTCCGACAAGGTGACGCGATGGCCGGCAAGCTCGATCCGTATCGCCGCAAGCGCCATTTCGGTGCGACGCCCGAGCCCGAAGGGGCGCACGGCAAGCGTCGCGCGAAGCCGGATACGCAAGCGGCCTCGAAGCCGAAGGCGAAGCAGCCCGCCGCGCGCGCACGCCATCCGCTGCGCTTCGTGATCCAGGAGCACCACGCGCGCCGGCTGCACTACGATTTCCGGCTCGAACTCGACGGCACGCTGAAATCGTGGGCCGTGCCGAAGGGGCCGAGCTTCGATCCGCAGGTGAAGCGGCTCGCGGTGCACGTCGAGGACCATCCGCTGGAATACGCGTCGTTCGAAGGCGAGATTCCGGCCGGGCATTACGGTGCGGGCTCGGTCGTCGTGTGGGACGAAGGCACGTGGACGCCCGATGGCGGCGTCGCGCAGGCGCGCGAAGGCTACCGGGCCGGCAAGCTGACGTTCCGGCTCGACGGCGAGAAACTGCACGGCGGCTGGGCGCTCGTGCGCAGCGGGCGGCAGGAAGGGCGTCAGGAGCAGTGGCTGCTGATCAAGGAGCGCGACGACGACGCGCGCAGCGCCGATGAATTCGACGTCGTCGGCGAGCGGCCGGGGAGCGTGCATGACGGCGCGGCACGCAAGCGCGCGGCGCGGCGCGGCCGATCGACCGACGCGGACGGTGATGCACATGACGCGCAACACGCGAGCCACGAAAGCCACGCAAGCCAGCGCCCCACCGACCCGTCGCAGGTCGAAGGCGCGGTGCGCGCGCCGCTGCCGAGCGCGTCGCGCCCCAACTCGCGACGCTGGTCGATGCACCGCCGACGCAGGGCGGCTGGTGCTACGAACTGAAATTCGACGGCTACCGCATCCTGGCGCGCATCGCAGGCAAGGGCGCACGCCGGCGCGTCACGCTGATGACGCGCGAAGGCCGGGACTGGACCGCGAAGCTGCGCGCGCAGCGCGACGCGCTCGCGGCGCTCGATCTCGACGACGCATGGCTCGACGGCGAGGCCGTCGTGCTCGGCGAGAACGGCCTGCCCGATTTCCAGGCGCTGCAGAACGCGTTCGGCACGGACCGCTCGGATGCGATCACCTTCTTCGTGTTCGACCTGCCTTATCTCGACGGCTACGACCTGCGCGACGCGTCGCTCACCGAGCGTCGCGCGCTGCTCGAACCGCTGCTCGCGAACAGCGACCCGGCACGCGTGCGCTTTTCGCCCGATCTCGGCGAGGACGTCGCGTCGCTGATCGCGAGCGCCTGCGACACCGGCCTCGAAGGACTGATCGGCAAGCGCGCGGACTCGCGCTATCGCGCCGGCCGGTCGCCCGCGTGGATCAAGCTCAAATGCCGGCGCCGGCAGGAGTTCGTGATCGGTGGTTTTACCGAGCCGTCGGGCAGCCGGCACGGCTTCGGTGCGCTGCTGCTCGGTGTGCACGAGCCGGCGCCGGCCGGCAAGCGGCGGCGCGGGCCCGGGCCGCTGCGCTACGTCGGCCGCGTCGGCACCGGCTTCGATGCGCGGATGCTCGACCGTCTCGCCGTGATCCTGCGCAAACACGAGCGCGACACGATGCCGTTCGATGAACCGCCGCGCGAACGCACGCGCACCCGCGTGCACTGGGTCGAGCCGACGCTCGTCGCCGAATGCGAATTCGCGGAATGGACCGGCGACGGGATCGTGCGGCAGGCCGCGTTCATCGCGCTGCGCGAGGACAAGCCGGCGGCGCAGATCGTCCGCGAGATGCCCAAACACACGGAAACGGAGGTGACGATGGATCAACACCCGACCCCGCACGACGACACACGCAAGCGCGCATCGCATGCCGCTCGTGAAACCGGCGATCGCAAACCGTCCGCACGGTCTCGCGCAGCGGCCCGAGCCGACGGCGACGCGTCCGGCCCCGACACGCTCGGCCGCGTGCGCATCACGCATCCCGAGCGCGTGCTCGACCCGCAAAGCGGCACGCGCAAGATCGACCTCGCACGGTACTGGCAATGGGTCGCGCCGTGGCTGTTGCCCGACCTCGAGGGCCGGCCGGTTTCGCTCGTGCGCGCCCCGGGCGACATCGCCGGCGAGCTGTTCTTCCAGAAGCACGCGGAGCGCCGCGAGATCCCGTTCGTCACGCAGCACGAAGGGCTCGACCCGGGCCACGGACCGCTGCTGTCGATCGACAACGTCGACGCGCTGCTCGGCGCCGCGCAGATGGGCACGGTCGAACTGCACACGTGGAACGCGCATGCGTCTAACATCGAGCGGCCCGACCGCCTCGTGTTCGACCTCGATCCCGATCCGGCGCTGCCGTGGCGCACGATGATCGACGCCGCGCAGCTCGTGCGCGGGCTGCTCGACGAGCTCGGGCTCGTGTCGTTCTGCAAGACGAGCGGCGGCAAGGGGCTGCACGTTGTCGTGCCGCTCACGCGGCATGCGGGCTGGGACGACGTGAAGGACTTCTCGCGCGCGGTCGCGCAGCACGTCGCCGGCACGCTGCCCGACCGCTTCACCGCGACGATGGGGCCGCGCCACCGGCGCGGCAAGATCTTCGTCGACTACCTGCGCAACGGGCGCGGCGCGAGCACGATCGCCGCCTATTCGGTGCGCGCGCGGCCCGGCATGGGCGTGTCGGTGCCGCTCGACTGGGACGAGGTGCCTGACACGACGGGCGGCGCGCAATGGACGATCGACACGCTGCACGAACGGCTGGACACGCTGAAGCGCGACCCGTGGGAAGGCTACGCGAAGGCGCGCCAGCGCATCACCGCGGCGATGCGGGCGCGGCTCGGCGCCGACACGTGAACCGTCAGCGCCGATGCTGCTGCAACCGGTAGTACCAGTTCATCAGCGGCGTCGCGGAAATCCCGTGCGCGACCACCGACGCGGACACCACGGCCAGCACCGGCGCCGCGAGCGGGCGCACGACGTCGGACGGCCCGTGCTCGAGCGCGAACAGCAGGTAGTAGAACGAGCCGATCCCGCGGATGCCGAACCACGCCATCAGCCGCC encodes:
- a CDS encoding DUF892 family protein, encoding MANQHEHLEDWLRDAYAMERQAETMIDAQMKRVGHYPQLQDRLRQHLDDTLGQQALVEACLMRLGTSPSASKDLAARIAAYGQIASGMLADDEVVKTALAAYAFEQLEIAAYTALVAAAQAAGEEEIRACCERILQQESDMAAWLLRHLPELTTAFLDRSAVDRIDAKR
- a CDS encoding RNA polymerase factor sigma-54, coding for MPVSLALQMRQHLALTPRLQQSLRLLQLSSLEFQQELRQALDMNPFLEDGQGDEDTVAGTPEQPTEAAAPEAAPEHDDIRPPDGEVPFTAAPAPRGTSRQGDDTDGLSPGEWIAAEPSLHQQLHDALRLYPLNKRDREAARLVIDALDDDGYLRQELPELLVAADPAWLLSEQDLAVALRLVQMLDRPGIAARSLSECLVLQLDAIPAGTPALAEAKAIAREHLERLARRETAEIQRRLGCNQQTLHAACALVRGLDPRPGNHYGSTRGDYVVPDVIVRQVRDEWIVTINPAVLPRARLHERYATLFAQSSGERDSPLGQQLQEARWLIRNVQKRFDTIQRVGECIVARQRDFFRYGEIAMKPLVLRDIAEELDLHESTVSRATGNKYMATPHGTFEFKHFFPRKLEAAGKGVCSASAAKVLIRDMIAAERQTDPLSDVALAENLAGRGILLARRTVTKYRQAMKIPPADLRRRDAA
- a CDS encoding DUF3008 family protein; translation: MPAKSQAQQRAAGAALSAKRGDTKMKDLKPPSKSMAKSMSEKELEKMASTPTRGKPKHKHDA
- a CDS encoding DUF1328 family protein, yielding MLRYAIIFFIIAIIAAVFGFGGIAAGAAEIAKILFYIFVVIFLVTLLLGVVRR
- a CDS encoding DUF3022 domain-containing protein, whose translation is MTVMPDRSQRVAELEHALAISFPSQSTVVVHADDASGRLTINVSWVRVPSDEDARQWRCSVDLRFDADVIERYATLDAADRLRVRTQLCDRARRAVDEHKPRVEDAAIECNVALDVTAVVFDAALRAP
- the katE gene encoding catalase HPII, producing MTTPPSAGKTPPTQPTQPPDSAKSRQLDANRARPDGEALRTNQGVRIADNQNTLRGGARGPSLLEDFIMREKITHFDHERIPERVVHARGSAAHGVFRVYEPMADYTKAAFLQDPAAETPVYVRFSTVQGPRGSADTVRDVRGFAVKFYTQEGNYDLVGNNMPVFFIQDAIKFPDFVHAVKPEAPNEMPTGASAHDTFWDFVSLVPETTHMVLWLMSDRALPASYRAMDGFGVHTFRFVNAAGVERFVKFHWRPVSGAYSLLWDEAQRIAGHDPDFNRRDLWTAIERGDYPEFELGVQMIDPADADQFDFDLLDPTKLVPEELVPVRPIGRMTLNRNPDNFFAETEQVAFHPGHVVPGIDFTNDPLLQGRLFSYTDTQLSRLGGPNFHEIPINRPVCPFANNQRDALHRQTINVGQASYEPNSTSGGWPRETPPAPAGGGFETVPEPLEGHKVRVRSESFADHFSQAALFYQSMTEIEQRHIRDAYCFELGKVTQPHIRERVVNEIIARFDAGLAAQVAERLGLPAPQAAATPAVPQRSPALSLIGRAKPGIRSRKIALIATPGVNPVLVEQVRDALQAAHAVPTIVAPTLAPIGGIVPEATLVGMPSVMFDAVFVCGGDGDGRDLAHSADARHFVREAFKHLKPIAAVGSGRQLLSAAHLPDPAEGVCVGQAVDLDAVLNTLSDHLGQHRVWAREQQAAELPA
- a CDS encoding Ku protein, yielding MAPRMIWKGAISFGLVHVPVQLYPATRTVKPSFRMLDKRSMDPIGYRQINKRTGKEVTREDIVRGYEYEKERYVVLTDDEIRAANPESTQTVDILTFVDEDAVSFLYLDTPYYLVPDRKGEKVYALLRDALKDSGKIGIALVVMRDRQHLGALIPVGPMLALDTLRWQEELRPLDELSVPADDAKGAGVSARELGMAKKLIDDMSGKWTPDEYHDTFRDDILELVERKVRAGKIEEIEDRPAQTGRAASNVVDLTELLKRSLKGGAGARAADLRAERGEEEDEVSSSSSSRGGARRKPAAKSASKGAATKTAAKKTAAKRGATSAPAAKKTAARRKHAA